The following are encoded together in the Mesoplodon densirostris isolate mMesDen1 chromosome 2, mMesDen1 primary haplotype, whole genome shotgun sequence genome:
- the CLK2 gene encoding dual specificity protein kinase CLK2 isoform X3, translating into MPHPRRYHSSERGSRGSYHEHYRSRKHKRRRSRSWSSSSDRTRRRRREDSYHVRSRSYDDRSSDRRAYDRRYCGSYRRNDYSRDRGEAYYDTDYRHSYEYHRENSSYRSQRSSRRKHRRRRRRSRTFSRSSSQHSSRRAKSVEDDAEGHLIYHVGDWLQERYEIVSTLGEGTFGRVVQCVDHRRGGARVALKIIKNVEKYKEAARLEINVLEKINEKDPDNKNLCVQMFDWFDYHGHMCISFELLGLSTFDFLKDNNYLPYPIHQVRHMAFQLCQAVKFLHDNKLTHTDLKPENILFVNSDYELTYNLEKKRDERSVKSTAVRVVDFGSATFDHEHHSTIVSTRHYRAPEVILELGWSQPCDVWSIGCIIFEYYVGFTLFQTHDNREHLAMMERILGPIPSRMIRKTRKQKYFYRGRLDWDENTSAGRYVRENCKPLRRYLTSEAEEHHQLFDLIESMLEYEPAKRLTLGEALQHPFFARLRAEPPNAKLWDSSRDISR; encoded by the exons aTGCCTCATCCTCGAAGGTACCACTCTTCAGAGAGAGGCAGCCGGGGGAGTTACCATGAACACTATCGGAGCCGAAAGCATAAGAGACGAAGAAGCCGCTCCTGGTCAAGCAGCAGTGACCGGACACGGCGGCGCCGGCGGGAAGACAGCTACCATGTCCGTTCCCGGAG CTATGATGATCGTTCATCTGACCGGAGGGCGTATGACCGGCGATACTGTGGCAGCTACAGGCGCAACGACTACAGCCGGGATCGGGGAGAAGCCTACTATGACACAGACTACCGGCATTCCTACGAATATCATCGGGAGAACAGCAGTTACCGCAGCCAGCGCAGCAGCCGTAGGAAGCACAGACGGCGGAGGCGGCGCAGCCGGACATTCAGCCGCTCATCTTCG CAGCACAGCAGCCGGAGAGCCAAGAGTGTAGAGGACGACGCTGAGGGCCACCTCATCTACCACGTCGGGGACTGGCTACAAGAGCGAT atgaaATTGTAAGCACCTTGGGAGAGGGGACCTTCGGCCGAGTTGTACAATGTGTTGACCATCGCAG GGGCGGAGCTCGAGTTGCCCTGAAGATCATTAAAAATGTGGAAAAGTACAAGGAAGCAGCTCGACTTGAAATCAATGTGCTGGAGAAGATCAATGAGAAGGACCCTGACAACAAGAA CCTCTGTGTCCAGATGTTTGACTGGTTTGACTACCATGGCCACATGTGTATCTCCTTTGAGCTTCTGGGCCTTAGCACCTTCGATTTCCTCAAAGACAACAACTACCTGCCCTACCCCATCCACCAAGTGCGCCACATGGCCTTCCAGCTGTGCCAGGCCGTCAAGT TCCTCCATGATAACAAGCTGACACATACGGACCTCAAGCCTGAAAATATTCTGTTTGTGAATTCGGACTACGAACTCACCTACAACCTAGAGAAG AAGCGAGATGAGCGCAGTGTGAAGAGCACAGCTGTGAGGGTGGTAGACTTTGGCAGTGCCACCTTTGACCATGAACACCATAGTACCATTGTCTCCACCCGCCATTACCGAGCACCAGAGGTCATCCTCG AGTTGGGCTGGTCTCAGCCTTGTGATGTGTGGAGTATAGGCTGCATCATCTTCGAATACTATGTTGGCTTCACCCTCTTCCAA ACCCATGACAACAGAGAACATCTAGCCATGATGGAAAGGATCTTGGGTCCTATCCCTTCCCGGATGATCCGAAAGACAAG GAAGCAGAAATATTTTTATCGGGGTCGCCTGGATTGGGATGAGAACACATCAGCTGGGCGCTACGTTCGAGAAAACTGCAAACCACTTCGG CGGTATCTGACCTCAGAGGCAGAGGAACACCACCAGCTCTTCGATCTGATTGAAAGCATGCTAGAGTATGAACCTGCTAAGCGGCTGACCTTGGGTGAAGCCCTTCAACACCCTTTCTTCGCCCGCCTTCGGGCTGAGCCACCTAACGCCAAGTTGTGGGACTCCAGTCGGGATATCAGTCGGTGA
- the CLK2 gene encoding dual specificity protein kinase CLK2 isoform X4, with protein MPHPRRYHSSERGSRGSYHEHYRSRKHKRRRSRSWSSSSDRTRRRRREDSYHVRSRSYDDRSSDRRAYDRRYCGSYRRNDYSRDRGEAYYDTDYRHSYEYHRENSSYRSQRSSRRKHRRRRRRSRTFSRSSSHSSRRAKSVEDDAEGHLIYHVGDWLQERYEIVSTLGEGTFGRVVQCVDHRRGGARVALKIIKNVEKYKEAARLEINVLEKINEKDPDNKNLCVQMFDWFDYHGHMCISFELLGLSTFDFLKDNNYLPYPIHQVRHMAFQLCQAVKFLHDNKLTHTDLKPENILFVNSDYELTYNLEKKRDERSVKSTAVRVVDFGSATFDHEHHSTIVSTRHYRAPEVILELGWSQPCDVWSIGCIIFEYYVGFTLFQTHDNREHLAMMERILGPIPSRMIRKTRKQKYFYRGRLDWDENTSAGRYVRENCKPLRRYLTSEAEEHHQLFDLIESMLEYEPAKRLTLGEALQHPFFARLRAEPPNAKLWDSSRDISR; from the exons aTGCCTCATCCTCGAAGGTACCACTCTTCAGAGAGAGGCAGCCGGGGGAGTTACCATGAACACTATCGGAGCCGAAAGCATAAGAGACGAAGAAGCCGCTCCTGGTCAAGCAGCAGTGACCGGACACGGCGGCGCCGGCGGGAAGACAGCTACCATGTCCGTTCCCGGAG CTATGATGATCGTTCATCTGACCGGAGGGCGTATGACCGGCGATACTGTGGCAGCTACAGGCGCAACGACTACAGCCGGGATCGGGGAGAAGCCTACTATGACACAGACTACCGGCATTCCTACGAATATCATCGGGAGAACAGCAGTTACCGCAGCCAGCGCAGCAGCCGTAGGAAGCACAGACGGCGGAGGCGGCGCAGCCGGACATTCAGCCGCTCATCTTCG CACAGCAGCCGGAGAGCCAAGAGTGTAGAGGACGACGCTGAGGGCCACCTCATCTACCACGTCGGGGACTGGCTACAAGAGCGAT atgaaATTGTAAGCACCTTGGGAGAGGGGACCTTCGGCCGAGTTGTACAATGTGTTGACCATCGCAG GGGCGGAGCTCGAGTTGCCCTGAAGATCATTAAAAATGTGGAAAAGTACAAGGAAGCAGCTCGACTTGAAATCAATGTGCTGGAGAAGATCAATGAGAAGGACCCTGACAACAAGAA CCTCTGTGTCCAGATGTTTGACTGGTTTGACTACCATGGCCACATGTGTATCTCCTTTGAGCTTCTGGGCCTTAGCACCTTCGATTTCCTCAAAGACAACAACTACCTGCCCTACCCCATCCACCAAGTGCGCCACATGGCCTTCCAGCTGTGCCAGGCCGTCAAGT TCCTCCATGATAACAAGCTGACACATACGGACCTCAAGCCTGAAAATATTCTGTTTGTGAATTCGGACTACGAACTCACCTACAACCTAGAGAAG AAGCGAGATGAGCGCAGTGTGAAGAGCACAGCTGTGAGGGTGGTAGACTTTGGCAGTGCCACCTTTGACCATGAACACCATAGTACCATTGTCTCCACCCGCCATTACCGAGCACCAGAGGTCATCCTCG AGTTGGGCTGGTCTCAGCCTTGTGATGTGTGGAGTATAGGCTGCATCATCTTCGAATACTATGTTGGCTTCACCCTCTTCCAA ACCCATGACAACAGAGAACATCTAGCCATGATGGAAAGGATCTTGGGTCCTATCCCTTCCCGGATGATCCGAAAGACAAG GAAGCAGAAATATTTTTATCGGGGTCGCCTGGATTGGGATGAGAACACATCAGCTGGGCGCTACGTTCGAGAAAACTGCAAACCACTTCGG CGGTATCTGACCTCAGAGGCAGAGGAACACCACCAGCTCTTCGATCTGATTGAAAGCATGCTAGAGTATGAACCTGCTAAGCGGCTGACCTTGGGTGAAGCCCTTCAACACCCTTTCTTCGCCCGCCTTCGGGCTGAGCCACCTAACGCCAAGTTGTGGGACTCCAGTCGGGATATCAGTCGGTGA
- the CLK2 gene encoding dual specificity protein kinase CLK2 isoform X5: protein MFDWFDYHGHMCISFELLGLSTFDFLKDNNYLPYPIHQVRHMAFQLCQAVKFLHDNKLTHTDLKPENILFVNSDYELTYNLEKKRDERSVKSTAVRVVDFGSATFDHEHHSTIVSTRHYRAPEVILELGWSQPCDVWSIGCIIFEYYVGFTLFQTHDNREHLAMMERILGPIPSRMIRKTRKQKYFYRGRLDWDENTSAGRYVRENCKPLRRYLTSEAEEHHQLFDLIESMLEYEPAKRLTLGEALQHPFFARLRAEPPNAKLWDSSRDISR from the exons ATGTTTGACTGGTTTGACTACCATGGCCACATGTGTATCTCCTTTGAGCTTCTGGGCCTTAGCACCTTCGATTTCCTCAAAGACAACAACTACCTGCCCTACCCCATCCACCAAGTGCGCCACATGGCCTTCCAGCTGTGCCAGGCCGTCAAGT TCCTCCATGATAACAAGCTGACACATACGGACCTCAAGCCTGAAAATATTCTGTTTGTGAATTCGGACTACGAACTCACCTACAACCTAGAGAAG AAGCGAGATGAGCGCAGTGTGAAGAGCACAGCTGTGAGGGTGGTAGACTTTGGCAGTGCCACCTTTGACCATGAACACCATAGTACCATTGTCTCCACCCGCCATTACCGAGCACCAGAGGTCATCCTCG AGTTGGGCTGGTCTCAGCCTTGTGATGTGTGGAGTATAGGCTGCATCATCTTCGAATACTATGTTGGCTTCACCCTCTTCCAA ACCCATGACAACAGAGAACATCTAGCCATGATGGAAAGGATCTTGGGTCCTATCCCTTCCCGGATGATCCGAAAGACAAG GAAGCAGAAATATTTTTATCGGGGTCGCCTGGATTGGGATGAGAACACATCAGCTGGGCGCTACGTTCGAGAAAACTGCAAACCACTTCGG CGGTATCTGACCTCAGAGGCAGAGGAACACCACCAGCTCTTCGATCTGATTGAAAGCATGCTAGAGTATGAACCTGCTAAGCGGCTGACCTTGGGTGAAGCCCTTCAACACCCTTTCTTCGCCCGCCTTCGGGCTGAGCCACCTAACGCCAAGTTGTGGGACTCCAGTCGGGATATCAGTCGGTGA
- the CLK2 gene encoding dual specificity protein kinase CLK2 isoform X2 — MPHPRRYHSSERGSRGSYHEHYRSRKHKRRRSRSWSSSSDRTRRRRREDSYHVRSRSSYDDRSSDRRAYDRRYCGSYRRNDYSRDRGEAYYDTDYRHSYEYHRENSSYRSQRSSRRKHRRRRRRSRTFSRSSSHSSRRAKSVEDDAEGHLIYHVGDWLQERYEIVSTLGEGTFGRVVQCVDHRRGGARVALKIIKNVEKYKEAARLEINVLEKINEKDPDNKNLCVQMFDWFDYHGHMCISFELLGLSTFDFLKDNNYLPYPIHQVRHMAFQLCQAVKFLHDNKLTHTDLKPENILFVNSDYELTYNLEKKRDERSVKSTAVRVVDFGSATFDHEHHSTIVSTRHYRAPEVILELGWSQPCDVWSIGCIIFEYYVGFTLFQTHDNREHLAMMERILGPIPSRMIRKTRKQKYFYRGRLDWDENTSAGRYVRENCKPLRRYLTSEAEEHHQLFDLIESMLEYEPAKRLTLGEALQHPFFARLRAEPPNAKLWDSSRDISR; from the exons aTGCCTCATCCTCGAAGGTACCACTCTTCAGAGAGAGGCAGCCGGGGGAGTTACCATGAACACTATCGGAGCCGAAAGCATAAGAGACGAAGAAGCCGCTCCTGGTCAAGCAGCAGTGACCGGACACGGCGGCGCCGGCGGGAAGACAGCTACCATGTCCGTTCCCGGAG CAGCTATGATGATCGTTCATCTGACCGGAGGGCGTATGACCGGCGATACTGTGGCAGCTACAGGCGCAACGACTACAGCCGGGATCGGGGAGAAGCCTACTATGACACAGACTACCGGCATTCCTACGAATATCATCGGGAGAACAGCAGTTACCGCAGCCAGCGCAGCAGCCGTAGGAAGCACAGACGGCGGAGGCGGCGCAGCCGGACATTCAGCCGCTCATCTTCG CACAGCAGCCGGAGAGCCAAGAGTGTAGAGGACGACGCTGAGGGCCACCTCATCTACCACGTCGGGGACTGGCTACAAGAGCGAT atgaaATTGTAAGCACCTTGGGAGAGGGGACCTTCGGCCGAGTTGTACAATGTGTTGACCATCGCAG GGGCGGAGCTCGAGTTGCCCTGAAGATCATTAAAAATGTGGAAAAGTACAAGGAAGCAGCTCGACTTGAAATCAATGTGCTGGAGAAGATCAATGAGAAGGACCCTGACAACAAGAA CCTCTGTGTCCAGATGTTTGACTGGTTTGACTACCATGGCCACATGTGTATCTCCTTTGAGCTTCTGGGCCTTAGCACCTTCGATTTCCTCAAAGACAACAACTACCTGCCCTACCCCATCCACCAAGTGCGCCACATGGCCTTCCAGCTGTGCCAGGCCGTCAAGT TCCTCCATGATAACAAGCTGACACATACGGACCTCAAGCCTGAAAATATTCTGTTTGTGAATTCGGACTACGAACTCACCTACAACCTAGAGAAG AAGCGAGATGAGCGCAGTGTGAAGAGCACAGCTGTGAGGGTGGTAGACTTTGGCAGTGCCACCTTTGACCATGAACACCATAGTACCATTGTCTCCACCCGCCATTACCGAGCACCAGAGGTCATCCTCG AGTTGGGCTGGTCTCAGCCTTGTGATGTGTGGAGTATAGGCTGCATCATCTTCGAATACTATGTTGGCTTCACCCTCTTCCAA ACCCATGACAACAGAGAACATCTAGCCATGATGGAAAGGATCTTGGGTCCTATCCCTTCCCGGATGATCCGAAAGACAAG GAAGCAGAAATATTTTTATCGGGGTCGCCTGGATTGGGATGAGAACACATCAGCTGGGCGCTACGTTCGAGAAAACTGCAAACCACTTCGG CGGTATCTGACCTCAGAGGCAGAGGAACACCACCAGCTCTTCGATCTGATTGAAAGCATGCTAGAGTATGAACCTGCTAAGCGGCTGACCTTGGGTGAAGCCCTTCAACACCCTTTCTTCGCCCGCCTTCGGGCTGAGCCACCTAACGCCAAGTTGTGGGACTCCAGTCGGGATATCAGTCGGTGA
- the CLK2 gene encoding dual specificity protein kinase CLK2 isoform X1, with the protein MPHPRRYHSSERGSRGSYHEHYRSRKHKRRRSRSWSSSSDRTRRRRREDSYHVRSRSSYDDRSSDRRAYDRRYCGSYRRNDYSRDRGEAYYDTDYRHSYEYHRENSSYRSQRSSRRKHRRRRRRSRTFSRSSSQHSSRRAKSVEDDAEGHLIYHVGDWLQERYEIVSTLGEGTFGRVVQCVDHRRGGARVALKIIKNVEKYKEAARLEINVLEKINEKDPDNKNLCVQMFDWFDYHGHMCISFELLGLSTFDFLKDNNYLPYPIHQVRHMAFQLCQAVKFLHDNKLTHTDLKPENILFVNSDYELTYNLEKKRDERSVKSTAVRVVDFGSATFDHEHHSTIVSTRHYRAPEVILELGWSQPCDVWSIGCIIFEYYVGFTLFQTHDNREHLAMMERILGPIPSRMIRKTRKQKYFYRGRLDWDENTSAGRYVRENCKPLRRYLTSEAEEHHQLFDLIESMLEYEPAKRLTLGEALQHPFFARLRAEPPNAKLWDSSRDISR; encoded by the exons aTGCCTCATCCTCGAAGGTACCACTCTTCAGAGAGAGGCAGCCGGGGGAGTTACCATGAACACTATCGGAGCCGAAAGCATAAGAGACGAAGAAGCCGCTCCTGGTCAAGCAGCAGTGACCGGACACGGCGGCGCCGGCGGGAAGACAGCTACCATGTCCGTTCCCGGAG CAGCTATGATGATCGTTCATCTGACCGGAGGGCGTATGACCGGCGATACTGTGGCAGCTACAGGCGCAACGACTACAGCCGGGATCGGGGAGAAGCCTACTATGACACAGACTACCGGCATTCCTACGAATATCATCGGGAGAACAGCAGTTACCGCAGCCAGCGCAGCAGCCGTAGGAAGCACAGACGGCGGAGGCGGCGCAGCCGGACATTCAGCCGCTCATCTTCG CAGCACAGCAGCCGGAGAGCCAAGAGTGTAGAGGACGACGCTGAGGGCCACCTCATCTACCACGTCGGGGACTGGCTACAAGAGCGAT atgaaATTGTAAGCACCTTGGGAGAGGGGACCTTCGGCCGAGTTGTACAATGTGTTGACCATCGCAG GGGCGGAGCTCGAGTTGCCCTGAAGATCATTAAAAATGTGGAAAAGTACAAGGAAGCAGCTCGACTTGAAATCAATGTGCTGGAGAAGATCAATGAGAAGGACCCTGACAACAAGAA CCTCTGTGTCCAGATGTTTGACTGGTTTGACTACCATGGCCACATGTGTATCTCCTTTGAGCTTCTGGGCCTTAGCACCTTCGATTTCCTCAAAGACAACAACTACCTGCCCTACCCCATCCACCAAGTGCGCCACATGGCCTTCCAGCTGTGCCAGGCCGTCAAGT TCCTCCATGATAACAAGCTGACACATACGGACCTCAAGCCTGAAAATATTCTGTTTGTGAATTCGGACTACGAACTCACCTACAACCTAGAGAAG AAGCGAGATGAGCGCAGTGTGAAGAGCACAGCTGTGAGGGTGGTAGACTTTGGCAGTGCCACCTTTGACCATGAACACCATAGTACCATTGTCTCCACCCGCCATTACCGAGCACCAGAGGTCATCCTCG AGTTGGGCTGGTCTCAGCCTTGTGATGTGTGGAGTATAGGCTGCATCATCTTCGAATACTATGTTGGCTTCACCCTCTTCCAA ACCCATGACAACAGAGAACATCTAGCCATGATGGAAAGGATCTTGGGTCCTATCCCTTCCCGGATGATCCGAAAGACAAG GAAGCAGAAATATTTTTATCGGGGTCGCCTGGATTGGGATGAGAACACATCAGCTGGGCGCTACGTTCGAGAAAACTGCAAACCACTTCGG CGGTATCTGACCTCAGAGGCAGAGGAACACCACCAGCTCTTCGATCTGATTGAAAGCATGCTAGAGTATGAACCTGCTAAGCGGCTGACCTTGGGTGAAGCCCTTCAACACCCTTTCTTCGCCCGCCTTCGGGCTGAGCCACCTAACGCCAAGTTGTGGGACTCCAGTCGGGATATCAGTCGGTGA
- the HCN3 gene encoding potassium/sodium hyperpolarization-activated cyclic nucleotide-gated channel 3: MEAEQRPTTRASDGATPGLERAPPAAPACTTTASDPIPGSRPGTGPEPKRRQLGTLLQPTVNKFSLRVFGSHKAVEIEQERVKSAGAWIIHPYSDFRFYWDLIMLLLMVGNLIVLPVGITFFKEENSPPWIVFNVLSDTFFLMDLVLNFRTGIVVEEGAEILLAPRAIRTRYLRTWFLVDLISSIPVDYIFLVVELEPRLDTEVYKTARALRIVRFTKILSLLRLLRLSRLIRYIHQWEEIFHMTYDLASAVVRIFNLIGMMLLLCHWDGCLQFLVPMLQDFPPDCWVSINHMVNYSWGRQYSHALFKAMSHMLCIGYGQQAPVGTPDVWLTMLSMIVGATCYAMFIGHATALIQSLDSSRRQYQEKYKQVEQYMSFHKLPADTRQRIHEYYEHRYQGKMFDEESILGELSEPLREEIINFTCRGLVAHMPLFAHADPSFVTAVLTKLRFEVFQPGDLVVREGSVGRKMYFIQHGLLSVLARGARDTRLTDGSYFGEICLLTRGRRTASVRADTYCRLYSLSVDHFNAVLEEFPMMRRAFETVAMDRLRRIGKKNSILQRKRSEPSPGSSGGIMEQHLVQHDRDMARGVRGLAPGTGARLSGKPVLWEPLVHAPLQAAAVTSNVAIALTHQRGPLPLSPDSPVTLLARSARRSAGAGSPASPLVPVRAGPLLARGPWASTSRLPAPPARTLHASLSRAGRSQVSLLGPPPGGGGRRLGPRGRPLSASQPSLPQRAAGDGSPGCKGSGSERLPPSGLLAKPPGTAQPPRPSVPEPATPRGPQLSSNM, translated from the exons ATGGAGGCGGAGCAGAGGCCGACGACTAGGGCCAGCGATGGGGCGACCCCTGGTCTGGAGAGGGCGCCTCCTGCTGCCCCGGCATGTACAACCACGGCCTCGGATCCGATCCCTGGGTCCAGGCCCGGGACCGGGCCCGAGCCCAAGAGGAGGCAGCTCGGGACGCTGCTCCAGCCCACGGTCAACAAGTTCTCCCTTCGCGTGTTCGGCAGCCACAAAGCAGTGGAAATCGAGCAGGAGCGGGTCAAGTCAGCGGGGGCCTGGATCATCCACCCCTACAGCGACTTCCG GTTTTACTGGGACCTGATCATGCTCCTGCTGATGGTGGGGAACCTCATTGTGCTACCTGTGGGCATCACCTTCTTCAAGGAGGAGAACTCCCCACCTTGGATCGTCTTCAACGTCCTCTCTGACACTTTCTTCCTGATGGATCTGGTGCTCAACTTCCGCACGGGCATCGTGGTAGAGGAGGGTGCTGAGATCCTGCTGGCACCGCGGGCCATCCGCACACGCTACCTGCGCACCTGGTTCCTGGTTGACCTTATCTCCTCTATTCCTGTGGATTACATTTTCCTGGTGGTGGAGCTGGAGCCACGACTGGACACCGAGGTCTACAAAACAGCTCGGGCCCTGCGCATCGTGCGTTTCACCAAGATCCTCAGCCTGCTGCGGCTGCTCCGCCTTTCCCGCCTCATCCGCTACATACACcagtgggaggag ATCTTTCACATGACCTATGACCTGGCCAGTGCTGTGGTTCGCATCTTCAACCTCATCGGAATGATGCTGCTGCTATGTCACTGGGATGGCTGTCTGCAGTTCCTGGTCCCCATGCTGCAGGACTTCCCTCCCGACTGCTGGGTCTCCATCAACCATATGGTG AACTACTCGTGGGGCCGCCAGTATTCCCACGCCCTGTTCAAGGCCATGAGCCACATGCTCTGCATTGGCTACGGGCAGCAGGCACCTGTAGGCACGCCCGACGTCTGGCTCACCATGCTCAGCATGATTGTGGGTGCCACGTGCTACGCCATGTTCATCGGCCACGCCACTGCCCTCATCCAGTCCCTGGACTCTTCTCGGCGTCAGTACCAGGAGAAG TACAAGCAGGTGGAGCAGTATATGTCCTTCCACAAGCTGCCAGCTGACACACGGCAGCGCATCCATGAGTACTATGAGCACCGCTACCAGGGCAAGATGTTTGATGAGGAAAGCATCCTAGGAGAGCTGAGCGAACCGCTTCGGGAG gaGATCATTAACTTCACCTGCCGGGGCCTCGTGGCCCACATGCCGCTGTTCGCCCACGCCGACCCCAGCTTCGTCACGGCCGTGCTCACCAAGCTACGCTTTGAGGTCTTCCAGCCGGGGGACCTCGTGGTGCGTGAGGGCTCCGTGGGCAGGAAGATGTACTTCATCCAGCATGGGCTGCTCAGTGTGCTGGCACGTGGCGCCCGGGACACCCGCCTCACTGATGGATCATACTTTGGGG AAATCTGTCTGCTGACTCGGGGCCGACGCACAGCCAGTGTGCGTGCTGACACCTACTGCCGCCTCTACTCGCTCAGCGTGGACCATTTCAACGCCGTGCTTGAGGAGTTCCCCATGATGCGCCGGGCCTTCGAGACAGTGGCCATGGATCGGCTGCGCCGCATTG GCAAGAAGAATTCCATACTGCAGCGGAAGCGCTCCGAGCCAAGTCCAGGCAGCAGTGGGGGCATCATGGAGCAGCACTTGGTGCAACACGACAGGGATATGGCTCGCGGTGTTCGGGGCCTGGCCCCGGGCACAGGAGCTCGGCTCAGCGGAAAGCCGGTGCTGTGGGAGCCACTAGTGCACGCGCCCCTGCAAGCGGCCGCCGTCACCTCCAACGTGGCCATTGCCCTGACGCACCAGCGGggccctctccccctctcccctgacTCTCCAGTCACCCTCCTTGCTCGCTCTGCTCGAAGATCAGCAGGAGcaggctccccagcctccccACTTGTCCCTGTCCGAGCTGGCCCTCTGCTGGCCCGGGGGCCTTGGGCATCCACCTCCCGCCTGCCGGCCCCACCTGCCCGAACCCTCCATGCCAGCCTATCCCGGGCTGGGCGCTCCCAGGTGTCACTGCTGGGGCCTCCCCCGGGAGGAGGTGGACGGCGACTAGGACCTCGGGGCCGCCCACTCTCAGCCTCCCAGCCCTCTCTGCCTCAGCGGGCAGCAGGTGATGGCTCTCCTGGGTGTAAGGGCTCAGGAAGTGAACGCCTGCCCCCCTCAGGGCTCCTGGCTAAGCCTCCAGGGACAGCCCAGCCCCCCAGGCCATCAGTGCCTGAGCCAGCCACTCCCCGGGGCCCCCAACTCTCTTCCAACATGTGA